The following nucleotide sequence is from Halapricum desulfuricans.
GAGATACCGATAGTCAGTCTCGGGGATCGCCTCGCGAATCGCGTCGGCGTTGCGGAGGTCGGTCGCGCGCTCCTGCCAGTATTCGGCGACGGCAAGCCCCAGATAGCGCGACCCGCTGTGGATCACCAGCCAGTGCTCGCCGGACTCGCGGGCGCGGGCGAACTCGACGAAGTGGTTGCCGCCCCCGAGCGTCCCGGCGCTTTTGATGACGTGGCCGATGCCCTGGCGCTTGCGCGAGAGGACGCGATCACACAGGTCCTTGAAGTACTGTCCGTCGTATCCCGAGAAGTCGAACGAGACGGGATCGATCGGCCGGCCGAACCGCTGGCGATAGGTTTCCTCGAACCGCCGGAAAACCTCGTTGGCGCGCTCGAAGGGGAACTGTTCGACGAGGTGCGGGGCGTCGTCGTACGCGTGGACGTCCCGCCCCATCGGCACGGCCTCGCGGACTCGCCGTTCGCGTTCCGGGTCCGAGAGCGGGAGCGTGTCGCCGAGGTTCGTCGCGGCCATCCCACAGCCGACATCGACGCCGACGACGTTCGGGACGATCCGATCGGGCAACGGCATCGTGAAACCGACGGGCGCGCCGGCACCCCAGTGGGTGTCCGGCATGATCACGACCGGTTCGGTGAACGCCTCGTGGTCGATCAGCGTCTGGATCTGCTCGCGGGCGGACGTCTCGAGCAGCGATTCGTCCTCGACCATAACCGTCGCAGTCGTGTGTGCACCGTCGAGATCGATAGGCATCGCCAATCGCCGCTTGGCCACCGGCCCCTAATAGGATACCGGTCGCGTCGACCGCGTGAAACGAGTCGACAGTTTCATACGTCATCGATGGGATGTTTTATATACGCAAACGTAGACTGCTGTCCGGTTGGTCCCCGGATGAGTGGAAACCAGTGGTGGCTACAAATGGACGATACGAGCGACAGTCAAGATTCGTTCACGCGGCGACAGATAGCCGCAGGTGGGGCTGTCGGGCTGGCCGGACTCGCGGGTGGGTGTCTAGGCTCGATTCAGAACGTTCTCGGCCTCGCATCGGCAAGTCAAGTGTCCCTCCGGGTCGTCGCACCGCCAGTCGACTGGGATCGGCGGGCGAACGCGATTGCGGGGCGGCTCGTCAGTCGGCTCGAAGACGTGGGAATCGACACGCGGTTCCCCTTGCTCCCGCCGAAGCAGTTCCGCGAACAGGTCCTCTACCGGCGGGACTTCGACGTGTACGTCGGGACGATGCCCGTCGGACGGGACCCGGACTTCCTGCGGCCGCTCCTTCGCTCGACACACACCAACGACATCGGGTGGCAGAACCCCTTCGGGTTCACGGACAAGACGCTCGACGAGCGGTTCGGCGACCAGCGCAGACAGTCCGCGAGCCGGCGAACCGAGACGGTCCGCGATATTCTGCGGACGATCGCGAACGAACAGCCGTTCGTCCCGATCGCGACCGACAGCGCGATCGCGGCCGTCAGATCGGACGTTGCCGACGCGTTCGACGGCTGGCAACGGGGCCCGCTCCGGGATCCGCTCTGGTTGCTCGGGATCGATCCGGTCGGAGGGGCTGAACCCCGACAGGCGCTTCGCGTGACGACGAAAAACGATCTACCGACCGAACAGTTGAACCCGCTCGTCCCCTGGATCAGCGAATTCGATCCGACGACATCGCTTTTGTACGATCCGCTGGCTCGCCGGTACGACGGCGCGATCCGTCCCTGGCTGGCCCGCGAGTGGTCGACCGACGGGGACGAGCTGACGGTCACCCTGCGGCCCGGTCTGCGCTGGCACGACGACGAACCGCTGACAGCTGAGGACGTCCGGTTCACCTACCGGTTCGTTTCGGACACGTCGCTCGGGTCTTCGGACGCCGACTATCCCGCACCTCGTTTCAGACGCCAGGCGAGTCTCGTCGACGAGGTCGATGTGCTCGGTCCACGCCGGGCCCGGATGCATATCGATTCGTCCGCTGCAGTCGCACCGACGGCTCTCACGGTCCCGCTGTTGCCGAAACACGTCTGGGAATCGCGAACGGGCGTCACCGATACGCGTGCCGGACTGACGCGAGCGGTCACACACGCCAATACGAACCCCGTTGGATCGGGGCCGCTGACACTCCGGAGTCAACAGCGGGAACGTTCGCTCCGATTCGGCCGGTTCGATCAGCATCCGATAAATCGCGACGACGGCTCCGAATTGGCGGATCGGTTCGGCCCGCTCGCGTTCTCCGAACTCGAGGTGCTGGTGACGCCGTCGGACCTGAACATGGTCGAGTTCCTCGAGGCCGGAGAGGCCGACGTCACGGTGCCACACCTCGACAACGAACTCGTCTCTCGGATCGAATCCCAGGAGTCGCTGTCGCTGGCTACCAGTCCGTCCCGGACGCTGTACCACGTCGGTTTCAACGCACGCCGTCGGCCGCTCCATACGCCGGACTTCCGGCGCGCCGTCGCGCACCTGCTCAACAAGGCACACATCGCCGAAACGATATTCGGTGGCTACGCCCGGCCCCGAACGGTACCAGTACACGACGAGTCGTGGATCCCGGACGACCTCAAATGGAACGGGGGCGACCCCGAAGTGCCGTTTGCGGGCGTCGAAGACGATCTCAACCACGAACGCGCTCGCGAACACTTCCGGTCGGCAGGGTACTCCTACGCGGACGGCGGACAACTGGTGTATTGATAACCGCGGGCGCTACATGAGACAACTATGGCATTGCTCGATGTCCTGTTGAGCGTGACAGCGGTGACGGCGATACTGCTGGCGCTGTCTCTCCCCTCTGTCGTCGGTGCGGACCGTCTCCGCTCGATCTATCGGTACGGGATCAGAAAGCGCATCGCGGACGTACTCCCGTACTTCGTCTTTCTGGGGATCGTGATCGGCGTCATGGGAACGCTTCGGAACCTCGGTGCCGATCTCTCGTGGGTCGTCGGCGTCGAAATCAGTTCCTACATTCTCGATTTCGAGGGCGGGACAGTCATCCGCTGGCTGCAGTCGTTCGAATCGCCGCTCGCGACGTCGTATTTCTCCGGCGTGTACATCTACGGGTACGTGTACCTGCTGATTTTCCCGTTTCTCGCGTATCTCCTCGCTGACGATCTCCGGCCGTTTCGGACGCTGACGATAGCGTACGCGTTCAATTACGTCGTCGGTATCCTGCTGTACGTGACGTTCATCGCGTACGGGCCGCGAAACTACCCCATCGGCGTCGAGCAGCTGCTGTACGACACCTGGCCACAGTCACAACTGCTCACCTCGGAGGTGAACGTCAACACGAACGTCTTCCCCTCGCTGCACTCGTCGGTCGCGACGACGATCGCGATCCTCGCAGTCAAGACCCGCGATCGCTATCCGCTGTGGACGCTGATCGCGGTTCCGCTCGCCGTCTCGGTCTGTCTCTCGACGATGTACCTCGCGATCCACTGGGCGACTGATGTCGTCGCCGGGATCGCGCTGGCGGTCGTCGCCGTCACGTTCGCCGAACGGTATCACGACCGGTTCACCGCGTTCATCGAGCGGGCCAGAGACCGCACGCGCGGCGCGTATCGGGATCTGCGGTCGTGATCGCGTGACCACAGGTTCTTGGTGGCGGATCTCCCAGGGCAGGTAATGGCACGAGTCACGGTCGGGGGACGGATCCACTTCGGGTTCCAGAACCTCTCGCTGGCACACGATCGGCTGTACGGCGGCGTCGGCGTCGGGCTGTCAGAGCCGCGGCTGGTGCTTGCGGCCGAACCGGCCGAGGAAGTCGCCTGTGACTGGCCGGCCGCGACCTCGTACGTCGAGCGCGCCGTCGAGGTCCTCGGTGCCCCGGGGGCGAACGTGACAGTCGAACGGCGGCTCCCGCGTCACGTCGGTCTGGGCAGCGGGACGCGACTCGCACTGGCGAGTCTGGTGGCCGTCGCACGTGCGCACGGCCGCCCGGTCGACCTCCGGGAGGTGGCCCCCGACCTCGGTCGGGGCGGCCGGAGCGGCGTCGGGGTCGCGACCTTCGAGGGCGGCGGGTTCGTCGTCGACGCCGGTCATCCGACGGAGCTGTTCACGAGCGCGCCCCCCGATGAGGGCGAGTGGACCGTCCCGCCGGTGGTCGCCCGCCACGACGTGCCCGACGACTGGCGCTTCCTGCTGGTGACACCCGAGGTCGAACGCGGCCGGAGCGGCGACCCCGAAGACGCGAGCATTCGGTCGGTCGTCGAGCGGGCCGATCCCGGGATCGCCGACGACGTCGCGCTCGTTCTCACTCGGCAGTTGCTCCCGGCGGTCGCGACCGGCGACCACGAGACGTTCGGGCACGCCGTCGCCCGGCTGAGCCGGCTCAACGGGGCGTGGTACGCCGACGAACAGGGCGGCGTCTACCGACCGCCGGCCGGCCGGCTGATCGACGCGCTCGACTCGATTCCCGGCGTCTCGGGGGCCGGACAGTCCTCGTGGGGACCGACCGTCTACGGCGTCACCCACGCGTCGGTGGCCGAAACCGCGACGCGAGCGGCCCGCGACGCGCTCGACGACCTCGGGCTCGACGGGACGGTTCGCCTCGTCGAGGCCGCGGCGGCCGGCGCGTCCGTCGACCCGTGATCGTGTGAGA
It contains:
- a CDS encoding RtcB family protein produces the protein MPIDLDGAHTTATVMVEDESLLETSAREQIQTLIDHEAFTEPVVIMPDTHWGAGAPVGFTMPLPDRIVPNVVGVDVGCGMAATNLGDTLPLSDPERERRVREAVPMGRDVHAYDDAPHLVEQFPFERANEVFRRFEETYRQRFGRPIDPVSFDFSGYDGQYFKDLCDRVLSRKRQGIGHVIKSAGTLGGGNHFVEFARARESGEHWLVIHSGSRYLGLAVAEYWQERATDLRNADAIREAIPETDYRYLEFDPETVSDADLYAWVTGGKGQSHIDREAVLEDKDGEAIERTFDRLNDIEPEPQARNTDLDYLDGCEAHGYYVDMLFAQQYARWNRELMSDAICEALGVDPVDRFQSVHNYVDFRDLTIRKGATPAREGQRLVVPFNMADGSILARGKGNETWNRTAPHGAGRTMSRREASERASVESLRERMDGVYSESIVDSVLDEAPIAYKDAERIAAAIEPTAEIVDWLDPVHNIKALK
- a CDS encoding ABC transporter substrate-binding protein, whose translation is MDDTSDSQDSFTRRQIAAGGAVGLAGLAGGCLGSIQNVLGLASASQVSLRVVAPPVDWDRRANAIAGRLVSRLEDVGIDTRFPLLPPKQFREQVLYRRDFDVYVGTMPVGRDPDFLRPLLRSTHTNDIGWQNPFGFTDKTLDERFGDQRRQSASRRTETVRDILRTIANEQPFVPIATDSAIAAVRSDVADAFDGWQRGPLRDPLWLLGIDPVGGAEPRQALRVTTKNDLPTEQLNPLVPWISEFDPTTSLLYDPLARRYDGAIRPWLAREWSTDGDELTVTLRPGLRWHDDEPLTAEDVRFTYRFVSDTSLGSSDADYPAPRFRRQASLVDEVDVLGPRRARMHIDSSAAVAPTALTVPLLPKHVWESRTGVTDTRAGLTRAVTHANTNPVGSGPLTLRSQQRERSLRFGRFDQHPINRDDGSELADRFGPLAFSELEVLVTPSDLNMVEFLEAGEADVTVPHLDNELVSRIESQESLSLATSPSRTLYHVGFNARRRPLHTPDFRRAVAHLLNKAHIAETIFGGYARPRTVPVHDESWIPDDLKWNGGDPEVPFAGVEDDLNHERAREHFRSAGYSYADGGQLVY
- a CDS encoding phosphatase PAP2 family protein gives rise to the protein MALLDVLLSVTAVTAILLALSLPSVVGADRLRSIYRYGIRKRIADVLPYFVFLGIVIGVMGTLRNLGADLSWVVGVEISSYILDFEGGTVIRWLQSFESPLATSYFSGVYIYGYVYLLIFPFLAYLLADDLRPFRTLTIAYAFNYVVGILLYVTFIAYGPRNYPIGVEQLLYDTWPQSQLLTSEVNVNTNVFPSLHSSVATTIAILAVKTRDRYPLWTLIAVPLAVSVCLSTMYLAIHWATDVVAGIALAVVAVTFAERYHDRFTAFIERARDRTRGAYRDLRS
- a CDS encoding beta-ribofuranosylaminobenzene 5'-phosphate synthase family protein, which translates into the protein MARVTVGGRIHFGFQNLSLAHDRLYGGVGVGLSEPRLVLAAEPAEEVACDWPAATSYVERAVEVLGAPGANVTVERRLPRHVGLGSGTRLALASLVAVARAHGRPVDLREVAPDLGRGGRSGVGVATFEGGGFVVDAGHPTELFTSAPPDEGEWTVPPVVARHDVPDDWRFLLVTPEVERGRSGDPEDASIRSVVERADPGIADDVALVLTRQLLPAVATGDHETFGHAVARLSRLNGAWYADEQGGVYRPPAGRLIDALDSIPGVSGAGQSSWGPTVYGVTHASVAETATRAARDALDDLGLDGTVRLVEAAAAGASVDP